Part of the Oncorhynchus tshawytscha isolate Ot180627B linkage group LG07, Otsh_v2.0, whole genome shotgun sequence genome, tgagtgtgagtgagtgactatAGTCATAGATATGTTTATAATTATCCAGGTGATGTTGAAATAGGCCTGTTGGAGAGAAATGGTGGTTTGGAGGTGGAGATTGTGCAGGCCAGAGGACTCACACAGAAACCTGGATCCAAAGGACCTCCAGGTGAGCAAGGAGATGCAACCATCATCTAATCCCTTTAGTTCTCTGGGAGATGATATCCAATCAGAACTCAAAATAAACCATATATTGCTACAGTGGAGGAAGAAACAAAACAATTTTTGAGACACTGCAAACCTTGTTCCTCATGGTAGATTTCAAGATGTCAAAGTCTAATCTTTAATCTTGTAATCTGAAATGGGGGATGAAAAGCGTATCTGTGTGATCTGATTGCTTTGAGGTATTACGCGTTCCCCAGAGACACACAATGCAATAATACCTGTCTTCTCTTGTTGCCAGCGGCTTACATTAAAGTGTACCTACTTGAAAAGGGGATCTGTGTTGCAAAAAAGAAGACAAAGTCGGTTAGGAAATCCCTGGACCCTCTGTATAACCAAGTGCTGGTGTTCTCGGAGAGTCCACAGGCGAAAGTCGTTCAGGTAAGGTAAAACAGTTTTCAGTCTTTCAGTCACTATTCACTCCATATGTTCATCAGTTTCATGTTCATAAGGGCACGCAAtggaaaatgtttaaaaatgttttgatCATGAGTATCCaggtccaggtagtccctccccttttccatctgttttctTCCGCTTGGTGCCCAATGAACATGGCCCTGGTGGTCTCTACGATAATTACAATGGCAGTGACTGCGGCAATCAAAGATACTGTATCTCTGAATATTTACTCCTGTTGACGATAACCTCAAATGCAGGACACCgggctaatgttaactagtgtTGTTGTCTAATTTTGTAGACTAGCCTATAAAGATGTAAAGACAACATCATGTAAAGTATATCTATAAGTGTAGCGTCAGCTACCATCTACCATTACCAGTGGAACAAATTCCTTGCCCCGAAGGTGCAATCAGACGATGAAAAGTGATGATTTGGACGATTGCTCCAGGAAGCCTGATATACAAGTCCACGGGAGATTTTTCTCCACTCATTCTttcctccctgctccctttcACACCTTCTTCCTGTttacttctcacacacacacctgtggcaGTACAGACATACAAAATCCGTTTCTATTAGTATGGGATCAGGCTTGCCCACTCGGCTATGAGAACAAGCACAATGGAAGGACTGAAGGCATACTGAGTTTACTCCACCGACATTCATTAGTGACTGTGCCAAAGAAAGAATAAAGTATAGTGACTGCCCTATTTTCATATTTTGATAGCCTTATCCATTTGAGCCAGGCTCTGTATTTCCCAAGTTTAGTTTCTCTATTGAAGCCGCAAAAGGGCTCTGCATGGATATGGCTAACTAAAGTCATGCCCTAGCAggttagaacagaacagagaggttaATAGCCTTTCGAAACAGTCACTGTTTACTTGACAGCTTGTGAATAATCCCAGCAATGATTTGGTGTCCTATCACTGCATAATTAGATCTTTGCACCTCCCTCcttatcattctgttcagacacATTTCTGCCTCTAAGAGACTTGGCATGGGAACACAGGGATAAACTGCCTGGTTTTATGGTATTAGAAAGGAAAGGGGATGTTGAACATTCATCTGAAATAACATTTTCAGAGGAGAACATTTACTCCTTTCTGTCATAACAAACATTATAGGCTTAAATAGAACCCAGCCCCTCTGCAAAATGTCCTCTGGAAACCTGAGGTTGAGGAGGAACCATATTTGTAGTGGATGCCGAGGCAGGGAAACAATCTTCCGTCCAAAGATTGAGAGACATTAGTAGAAGTGATTTGTCTACTGAGTCACAGAGGAAATCAATTTTGGTCATTGATTATTTTGTCCTGCAGGAAATAGCATCTCTGTTTGTCTCACTGACATTCCCATTTTATTTCTCCAACAGGTGATTGTTTGGGGAAACTACGGACGCATGGATCGTAAATGCTTCATGGGTGTCGCCCGCATCTTATTGGAGGAGCTGGATTTGACGAGCATGGTGATTGGCTGGTACAAGCTTTTCCCCACCTCGTCCATGGTGGACCCCACGATGGCACCATTGATCCGGCACTCTTCCCAACTGTCCTTGGAGAGCACCGTGGGCCCATCCTTTGAGCGCTCTTAAGAACTTTGCTAACAGGCTCTTTTTTGAACACACCCTTCCCTTTGTGTGCCCCCCAAAAGAAATGCACTACCCCTTCAGAGGGACATATATTGACCATAGTGTACTGCTCTGAGATGGTTAGTGACACTGGCCTTGCACTGTTTTTCAGAAAAAAAAATCTTTTAAACAAGCAGAAAAAGGGGGCACCAAAGTTCTAGAAAGACTTTGAGAATAGGATTTCCTTATTCTTACTCTTGACTTGGGCTGTTTTTTTTACATGGCCCCAGATAATATGTCAATGCATGtcatgggagcaagagagaggttTGCAACCCTCCTCTGGGGATGTTTCATTCCTGTGTTCTGGTGGCAGCCATTGGGTCTGAAGCTGAAGGTTGCAACACAGAGGGAAATGTGCAATATCATGGTTGTAATGTAGCTGGTACAGAAGCAAATAAGCCAACACAAgttctagacatctaccaccaagGAAAGCAGATTCTCTCTACAATTAAATAAAGAGCTGAGAATTCAAATTTAAATTGAGCTTAAGTGTTGTTTGAATAGATTTAAGATTGTCTTTGAAGCTTGTCTAATATTTTAACAGTTTCAACTGTGCCAATTTACCAGTAAGTGTCTTGACTTTGTGGCTTGTGCCATTGTTCAAAAGGGTAATTTTGGAAAGGAAACATCTGATTACAGCTCGTGACAGGGGCACTGAAGATTCAGTTAGAGCTGTCCTTTTTTAAATTACAATGATCATTATGACACTGTCAAAGCAGGTAGTGATTAACACAACTCCACAAGTGAAGCAGTGAGGAAAGcttgaaatatattttttcatcATCTACAAAGGTCTGAGAGGAAATATGACAGATATATAATTAAATCAAAGGAATTTACAGAAAATTGTAGAGCTGTAGGGTAATGAAAATAACATGTATTTTATTTGGCCGCTTTATTATAGATGTTTTTCTATGAATGTTAGTCTTGAGTGAGCCAAAGTGTGTTTTCTGATTTATTTGATTAATGTTCAAAGGGCAGAGACGCAGAACTTGGTAGCATAGTAAGGTTGTAGCATTAGGTGGTAGCATCTGCATGACAGAATACCGTATTAGCTTATCACAAAATAATAATAGTAAGCATGAGATATTACAAGGGGAAGTGAAACAACACAAGTTGGTTAAAACTCAATTGTAAATTGATTGAGGAACTAAacgacaaaacacacacagtgccaACGAACAGTTAAAAGTGGTTCAACCTGTAGAATGGTCGGGAAATAAACAGAAGATTATGGCCAATGTTCTGGTCAGAGGGGATAGGCTTTTAACCATTCACTGGAACATTGTGTATTGTCCTTAACATGTAGCAGTTCAGTTCAGATTTATGAAGATTATTGCAATTCTGACTTATGTGCTACTGTTGAAAACAGAATAGCTGTATTAACTATTAAGAAACAAGTGTATTTGGTCCGTTTAAGTACTACACAGAACACCTGGGTCTAGCTAGAATGAGCCTACATGTTGTGTATAATGTATTAAGTCAAATTTttatgaaatgtaaaaaaataaaaataatatggaGACAACATTTTGAAAATGCTGAATTAACTTGAAGACTAAATTCAAGTCTTAAGATGAACATTAAATTGTAGGCACAGCATCAAAGTGATAAAGATAAGAGCTCACTAGAGCAGGTAGCACTGGTACAGGAATATGATACCAAGACTTACTGTTttgaaacatgtatttttccaaCCAATATCTTAATTTTGTAAAGCAATAAGTAGCGCAGCACCCATCCACAACAATCCACAACAAACCTCCATGTTATGTCCCTCGAAGTGTGATGTATAAGGCTAAAACTATTATTAAGCTAATACAACCTGTAAGTAATTTATATGCAATCCAGTGTAGACAATAAGTGTGTAaagtatgtatgtactgtatgtatgtatgtatgcatgcatttgtgtgagtgagtgtataaGTGTATGCATGTGTTTGAACTGACAAATGCTACATCATTAGGATGGCCCAATAGGACAAGAGGACAACATTAAACAGAGTTGGTGATATGTTGAGAAACAGTTTCACTCATAGTCTGACCAGAAAACTCATTTACCACATTGTACCAAGTTTACAATCAAACAAGAAAACATTTGGATTGAACCTTTACTAGCCTGAACATATTATATAGAAGAGACATGAAAAGAAAGACGCCATATTATTAAAGAATATTGGAAAAACTAGTTAAGGAtttaaaacatttgtaaaaaagtgCATTGTACTGTACGATTGTATTTTGTACATTTCACACATGAAAAAATGTATAGATCAAATCAATCTACTTATCTTAAATggaatgtttttgtattttttatttctttgtgccaaaatattttctttttatatGTAAAACAAACCTTTGGGGAAAAATCTATGTTTTCAAAAATAACTGATATTATTTAGTACCATGTCAACTGAAAGATACACATGGCATTAAATAATCTCCATTTTAAAACTGAAGTCATTTTCCAATCAAAAACTGATGGAAGGTTTTAGTTTGAGGAATAACCTTTATCAATTAAAGACAATAGATTCCAGGCTTCTGTTCCTTATTCCATTACTTTCAAAATCAATTTAAAGTAGCTATATGAAAAATTAAGAAAAGAAAATAATATTGACATTGCATGGTTGTCATTCACCTACTTTAGTACTTCGGTGTACCATTTTGGATTTCCAAATGGAATGGAACATGGTTTATTGTAAAATTCACTAACTGtgatataataaaaaataaatgttatgaTTGAATGAAAAACATTGGTATTGAAGGAAATGTTTGAAGAATGCTCAAAATATTAACCATGTAACTACTTACAAGTGCAACCCGATTTCAAATTTAACTTGTGGTTGTCTCATATACTGTATCTCAGCCATAGAGGTATGATATCGCCTATCCAACAGTTTAATTCATGGGTCTGATGCAGTGGTGTGTGACTTTGAGTttgttgtaatgagatgtttCAATATGGTTAATTGGTGGAGAATgtcaaaaacacaaaaaaatgtgctaTCATCAGAATCCTTATCCCTTTTGTTTTACTCGTATCTGTCATGCACATCTAAATTCATTACCATCAATTGTGATGCAAGTAGAGGCCTTAAAAACACAAGAATCATACCAGATGACTTAACAATCCTAAAATGTAATTCAAGGGGAAAAAAAGTGTGAAAATGTgaactgttttttttctcttcgATGTCTCAACTTATTTTGAATTCAATTTTGTCCAATGCTTATTTTGTCACAGTTTCATTTGCCCCATGCGTCTCTGTTGCTTTGCGGGTTTGGGTATTTAAAAGAGGAAAGCACTGTTTTATGTTCGTGAAATACATGGGGGTGTTTCAACTACACCCAGAGCATATCATTTTCTTGTGCAGAGGTGTGGGATGAAATGGGGAACACATCCTTTCTGATGCTGTTAAACATGTGGATCCTTGGTTTATTCACAATAATTTATAACATGAATATTTGAAATTCTTTCAAACTAATTGTTGAGTAATGCACAATTTGGTGAATTATTATTCTATTCCAACTGTCAATAAAATAGTTTACTCCTATTTGTAACAACATGTTGTGAACATTCCTGTGTGTATCtttgacagacaacatgaaatcAACAGATTATGGTAAGCAATCAAATCTATACCGATACATCAATGTTAATTATTTATGAACGGATTATGTAAACAATGCAACCTAGCCTAAAGTCATATTTTCTGCATTTTCAGACTCTTGGCCTGAGGAATAAAGTTACCTACAGCATTTGTAGACTGTATAGGGCACTCCATGGCGGTCATAGACAGAGCACAGCCTGGTTGTTGGTTGTCCTTTGCAGAGTGCACATTACTCTGTGTCatggttttaaaaaatgaattccATGTGGCTGCACATGTCTTCCCAGGACAGTCTTGTATTTCAGCCCCTCTTCAGGTTTCCCAACTTTTCTTTCAACAAAAATATCCTTTTGTCAGCAAGACACATAAATTATTTCAGGCTACAAGAGTGTAAACCCAAAGACAATTGCTGAATGTCATTACACTTTTTGAGCTGTTACATACAGTAAATCAAATGCTGTGAGTGCACAGTgcagtttggatgctggaattacTTTGAAGTGGATGAACATACATAGGGAACTTACTTTTTTAATTGATTTGTTTGAATTGTTTGAATAGACCTCCGAAGGTCACGGAATAATTTGGCCTCTAGTCCTTTTTCGTGTGAATGTCAACACAACAGACTTCTGCTTGTGTCTGGGAGCCTTCCTGGCTCTCAGTCTCTTTTAAGATCTGCTTCAACTTCCTGTGATTTGATTAGTGTGTAGTACAGTAAGGTCACACTCATCCACACACCCGACTATACACACCtcatatagagtaccagtcaaatgtttggacacacctactcattcaagggtttttctttatttgttcttttttctacattgtcgaataatgGTGAAGGaatcaaaactatgatataacacatatgaaatcatgtagtaaccaaaaaagtgttaaacaaatcaaaatatatttcatattttagatCTTCAAAGTAGCTTCctctttatgacagctttgcacactcttggcattctctcaaccagcttcacctggaatgcttttcaaacagccttgaaggagttcccacacatactgagcacttgttggctgcttttccttcactctgcagtccaactcatcccaaaccatctaaattgggttgagatcaggtgattgtggaggccaggtcatctgatacagcactccatcactcttcttcttggtcaaatagcccttacacagcctggaggtgtgctgggtcattgtcctgttgaaaaacaaatgacagccccactaagcgtaaaccagatgggatggtgtatcgctgcagaatgccgtggtagccatgctggttaagtgtgcctggaattctaaataaatcacagacagtgtcaccagcaaagcacccccacaccatcacacctcctctatgCTGCATGGTGGGAACCAAACATAAGGAGATAATCCATTGACCTACTCTGCATTtaacaaagacatggcggttggaacccaaaacctcaaatttggactcatcagaccaaaggacagatttccaccggtctaatatccattgctcgtgtttcttggcctaagaaGGTCCCTTCTTTTTGGTGTACTTTAgtactggtttctttgcagcaatttgaccatgaaggcctgattcatacagtctcctctgcacagttgatgttgagatgtgtctgttgcttgaactctgtgaagcatttatttgggctgcaatttctgaggctggtaactctaatgaacttatcctctgcagcagagg contains:
- the rims4 gene encoding regulating synaptic membrane exocytosis protein 4; translated protein: MAKPAEQAPTPGLYMERSQSRISLSASFEALAIYFPCMNSFDEDDVDAEGRRLKGIQRSTETGLAVEMPSRTVRQASHESIEDSMNSYGSEGNLNYSGMCLASDAQFSDFLDGMGPAQFVGRQTLATTSLGDVEIGLLERNGGLEVEIVQARGLTQKPGSKGPPAAYIKVYLLEKGICVAKKKTKSVRKSLDPLYNQVLVFSESPQAKVVQVIVWGNYGRMDRKCFMGVARILLEELDLTSMVIGWYKLFPTSSMVDPTMAPLIRHSSQLSLESTVGPSFERS